In Sorghum bicolor cultivar BTx623 chromosome 8, Sorghum_bicolor_NCBIv3, whole genome shotgun sequence, one genomic interval encodes:
- the LOC8084207 gene encoding transcription initiation factor TFIID subunit 8: MSGWKAGGRRSSGDMNRDGGGGGSGSGDEFGRAVARAAVAQALEAAGFDCAHRSAVDAVVDIVLRYITHLGRSAAFHANLAGRALANELDVIQALEEVGADTDGFAGAATTGHCLVGSGVVKDLLAFVYSKDEVPFARPLPRFPIQRAEPQPSASFAVTGRETGMRHVPEWLPAFPDPHTYVRTEVWVEPPATKDRVDKVEQVRQRRKAEKSLLSLQRRLAMAGADGFRPAVAVAQDSAEKGKEIQAAGTKRNPFLEPALLPGEKDVSEVDLPPEKKKLSVLEAFAPAIQVRTIREIDAGAGLDQNQRSIVPKERAPVHLKIGFSKKPLEAALNSRALDLREDPSFLKEEAKDDKKRRAGMILRASMENPQELPQL, from the coding sequence ATGAGTGGCTGGAAAGCGGGGGGGAGGAGAAGCAGCGGAGATATGAAccgagacggcggcggcggcggcagcggcagcggggaCGAGTTCGGGCGTGCGGTGGCGCGGGCCGCGGTGGCGCAGGCGCTGGAGGCCGCGGGGTTCGACTGCGCGCACCGCTCCGCGGTGGACGCGGTCGTCGACATCGTCCTGCGCTATATCACCCACCTGGGCCGGTCCGCCGCCTTCCACGCCAACCTCGCCGGCCGCGCGCTCGCCAATGAGCTCGACGTCATCCAGGCGCTCGAGGAGGTCGGCGCCGACACGGATGGTTTCGCGGGCGCGGCGACCACGGGCCACTGCCTCGTCGGCTCCGGCGTCGTCAAGGAcctcttggcgtttgtctattCCAAGGACGAGGTGCCATTCGCGCGGCCGCTGCCTAGGTTCCCCATCCAGCGCGCGGAGCCGCAGCCTTCTGCCAGCTTCGCCGTGACGGGGAGGGAGACTGGGATGAGGCACGTGCCGGAGTGGCTGCCCGCGTTCCCAGATCCGCACACCTATGTGAGGACGGAGGTGTGGGTTGAGCCGCCGGCGACCAAGGACAGGGTTgacaaggtggagcaggtgcggCAACGAAGGAAAGCTGAGAAGTCCCTGCTCAGCCTGCAGCGAAGGCTGGCCATGGCAGGTGCGGATGGGTTTCGTCCAGCTGTTGCAGTGGCACAGGATAGTGCAGAGAAGGGGAAGGAGATACAGGCAGCTGGGACGAAGAGAAATCCATTTCTTGAGCCAGCATTGTTGCCTGGAGAGAAGGATGTATCCGAGGTTGATCTGCCTCCTGAAAAGAAGAAACTCTCTGTCCTTGAGGCATTTGCGCCAGCTATTCAAGTTAGAACCATCAGGGAGATTGATGCTGGGGCAGGGTTGGATCAAAATCAAAGGAGCATTGTTCCAAAAGAGAGGGCTCCAGTGCATCTTAAGATTGGATTTAGTAAGAAGCCATTAGAAGCAGCTCTGAATTCAAGAGCCCTGGACCTGAGGGAAGACCCTTCCTTCTTGAAAGAGGAAGCAAAGGATGATAAGAAGCGGAGAGCGGGCATGATATTAAGGGCATCAATGGAGAACCCACAAGAACTTCCTCAGCTCTAA